From a single Brassica oleracea var. oleracea cultivar TO1000 unplaced genomic scaffold, BOL UnpScaffold01276, whole genome shotgun sequence genomic region:
- the LOC106321159 gene encoding glyoxylate/succinic semialdehyde reductase 1, with amino-acid sequence MEIGFLGLGIMGKAMAMNLLKHGFKVTVWNRTLSKCDELVEHGASMGETPAQVIKKCKYTIAMLSDPCAALSVVFDDKDGVLEQICEGKGYIDMSTVDAETSLKINQAITGKGGRFVEGPVSGSKKPAEDGQLIILAAGDKSLFDETVPAFDVLGKKSFYLGQVGNGAKMKLVVNMVMGSMMNAFSEGLVLADKSGLSSDTLLDILDLGAMTNPMFKGKGPSMNKSSYPPAFPLKHQQKDMRLALALGDENAVSMPVAAAANEAFKKARSMGLGDLDFSAVIEAVKFSRE; translated from the exons atggAGATTGGGTTTCTGGGCTTGGGTATCATGGGAAAGGCCATGGCAATGAATCTGTTGAAACATGGATTCAAAGTTACCGTCTGGAACAGGACACTCTCCaag TGTGATGAACTTGTGGAGCATGGAGCTTCAATGGGTGAGACTCCAGCTCAAGTAATCAAGAAATGCAAATACACTATCGCTATGCTCTCTGACCCTTGTGCTGCTCTCTCG GTTGTTTTCGATGATAAAGATGGTGTTTTAGAGCAAATCTGTGAAGGAAAAGGGTATATCGATATGTCAACAGTTGATGCAGAGACTTCCTTAAAGATCAACCAG GCAATCACTGGGAAAGGCGGTCGGTTTGTAGAAGGTCCTGTTTCAGGTAGCAAGAAGCCGGCAGAAGATGGCCAGCTCATCATACTTGCTGCTGGTGACAAG TCCCTTTTCGATGAAACGGTCCCAGCTTTTGACGTCTTGGGGAAGAAGTCTTTTTACTTGGGACAAGTCGGGAACGGAGCTAAGATGAAACTTGTAGTCAACATGGTCATGGGAAG CATGATGAACGCGTTTTCTGAGGGGCTTGTATTAGCTGACAAGAGTGGACTTAGCTCTGACACTCTTCTTGATATTCTG GATCTTGGTGCAATGACAAACCCGATGTTCAAAGGGAAAGGACCTTCGATGAATAAGAGTAGTTACCCACCAGCATTCCCGTTGAAACATCAGCAGAAGGACATGAGGCTTGCTCTTGCTCTTGGTGATGAAAACGCCGTCTCCATGCCTGTAGCTGCGGCTGCAAATGAG GCTTTTAAGAAGGCGAGAAGCATGGGACTTGGAGATCTGGACTTCTCTGCTGTGATTGAGGCTGTGAAATTCTCCAGGGAATAG